A genomic segment from Ptychodera flava strain L36383 chromosome 23 unlocalized genomic scaffold, AS_Pfla_20210202 Scaffold_23__1_contigs__length_28996876_pilon, whole genome shotgun sequence encodes:
- the LOC139123632 gene encoding short transient receptor potential channel 5-like, producing the protein MNSTDMATGVSKNAFGMESLSGVSVEETNPPDSDETETYYCDFERIADFLQLCPRAKDWFEREKLQDNGKALIDLIKTGDVPGVAAWIKERNFDINRTISSNGIMVTALQVAAENNSFEMVYYLLSHGAQRLEEPQVFTHKTEDIDIAAKLQLFKFYAAISSPAYICFTSDDPLLTAFEISGRIRKMERTDGLCSISNVDLSNIYMKLEDFTVDLLEMCEDSATVQTVLHGEPLKNGRWKTVNKAIAKNQKKFISHSRTQEILRSEWLNGQPKWSEYPEFWWNILYAVFAVVFYGLLYPLLALFHVAWPHTLFIKSPKTRFISYLFSNFALFCSIIYFPYPTLIFLQALGFLLYELQQAIAFGFSQYIRDAWNVIDISNFTILTMFFSPLFSTPPQWQSLLYLFEILYRLAVVSLVLSMFRALQYLYFLKKLGSMLLIFTRMSSDVLNFCCLCILVVIAYAIGMFFNYRGAAITSSIEATESWDRLDRTIENLVWSVFGPNYHNELDVSPINTDVNKTSGEQVDAFGITITGKILYGMFSVFMIVILLNLCIAMMSETYTKIKENIDTEWTFCRTTLWMDFIRGPILPPPFNLIPTRIFIANIFKSIVCKSNSASTENVEEAGVRHQGHGANSELPYKEILHILTMQYISKRIKFGSKEQAFRRMTTLPYTVNDELTEVVYI; encoded by the exons attttgaaagaattgCAGACTTTTTGCAGCTTTGTCCGAGAGCCAAAGACTGGTTTGAGAGAGAGAAATTACAAGACAACGGGAAAGCATTGATTGACTTAATCAAAACTGGTGATGTACCGGGAGTCGCTGCATGGATCAAA GAAAGAAACTTTGACATTAATCGGACAATCTCAAGCAATGGAATCATGGTTACTGCGTTGCAGGTGGCAGCAGAGAACAACAGTTTTGAAATGGTTTACTATCTACTGAGTCATGGAGCTCAGAGACTGGAAGAACCACAAGTATTCACAC ATAAGACAGAGGATATCGATATTGCTGCAAAGCTTCAGCTCTTCAAGTTCTATGCAGCAATATCTAGTCCGGCCTACATTTGTTTTACCAGTGATGATCCTCTGCTTACAGCCTTTGAGATTTCTGGGAGAATTCGCAAAATGGAGAGAACTGATGGTCTGTGCAGCATCTCTAAC GTAGATTTGTCGAACATTTACATGAAACTGGAAGATTTCACTGTTGATTTATTGGAAATGTGCGAGGACTCAGCAACAGTACAGACCGTACTTCACGGTGAACCGTTGAAGAATGGTCGTTGGAAAACAGTGAATAAGGCAATCGCTAAAAATCAAAAGAAG TTTATCAGTCATTCTCGTACTCAAGAAATCCTGCGGTCAGAATGGTTGAATGGCCAACCTAAGTGGTCAGAATACCCAGAATTTTGGTGGAATATCCTCTACGCCGTATTTGCAGTGGTTTTCTATGGATTGTTATATCCCCTCCTTGCACTTTTTCACGTTGCATGGCCCCATACACTGTTCATCAAGTCACCAAAGACTAGATTTATCTCATATTTATTCTCGAATTTTGCTTTATTTTGCAGTATTATCTACTTTCCATATCCTACTCTCATATTTTTGCAAGCATTAGGCTTCTTGCTGTATGAACTGCAGCAAGCCATAGCCTTTGGCTTCAGCCAGTACATACGGGACGCTTGGAATGTTATTGATATCAGCAATTTTACAATCTTGACAATGTTTTTTTCCCCTCTTTTTTCCACACCGCCACAGTGGCAGTCgcttttatatttatttgaaattttgtaccGATTGGCTGTAGTTAGTCTTGTATTAAGTATGTTTCGAGCTCTTCAATATCTGTATTTTCTTAAGAAGCTTGGCTCAATGCTATTGATCTTTACTCGGATGTCGTCAGACGTTCTTAACTTTTGTTGCTTGTGCATTCTTGTAGTCATTGCTTACGCGATCGGTATGTTTTTTAATTATCGTGGCGCAGCGATTACATCAAGCATCGAGGCAACCGAGAGCTGGGATAG GTTGGATAGGACTATAGAGAATCTGGTATGGTCTGTCTTCGGTCCAAATTATCATAATGAATTAGATGTTTCTCCGATAAACACTGATGTAAATAAAACCTCTGGGGAGCAAGTCGATGCTTTTGGAATCACCATCACCGGTAAAATATTGTATGGAATGTTTAGCGTATTCATGATCGTCATACTGTTAAACCTCTGCATTGCAATGATGTCTGAAACCTACACGAAAATAAAG GAAAACATTGACACCGAATGGACTTTCTGTCGTACAACACTATGGATGGACTTCATCAGAGGACCCATCTTGCCACCTCCATTCAACTTGATCCCAACCCGCATCTTCATCGCGAATATTTTCAAATCGATTGTCTGCAAATCGAACAGCGCAAGTACAGAG AATGTTGAAGAAGCGGGGGTGCGCCACCAAGGACACGGCGCAAACAGTGAACTGCCTTATAAAGAA ATACTCCATATTCTCACCATGCAATACATCAGCAAACGCATCAAATTTGGCAGTAAAGAGCAGGCATTCAGACGCATGACTACTTTACCGTATACTGTCAATGATGAACTTACCGAGGTTGTatacatttaa